AAGAGCCTGGTCCTCCACccaccgaaaccgaaacAACTCCATCGCCCGATCCGACTTGGGATGATACCCCCTGTGCGCGTTGAATTCCTGCTCGAAGATCAAATCCCACCGCGCACGAAACTCCTCCCAGCGCGCCTCATGCTGGGCGCCATAAAGCCCAGCACGAAAGACCACAAAACCCCACTCAGACCAGTCCGTGTCGAATCTAAACACGCGCTTCAGCGTGTCGATATATGGAGCGTTTAATTCCCGCTCAGCGAGTCGCTGCTCTTCAGGCTTCGCGGCTTCAATTGcgtcttcttttcccctGTCCCGCCGCTCGAATTCGGCTACTACCCCGTCGAAGAGACCTGCTTCTTTAAGGCCGGTCATCATGGTGCTGTGTTGTTCGTCGGTTAGGGTCATCCAGTCGGCGCTGGTGGCGTTCAGGAGCCGATTGTAGTCCCAGCCTGGGGCGTAGAAAGACATTTTGGCTCTGGGACGTAGAGTTTCATACCGACGATGGGGAAAAGGGGTAGAATACTGTTGATGGCCGGAAAAGATCTCCGTTGGTGGCAAATTGGACTTACTAATCAGTAGCCACTTTGCTATGTCTATCAAAGCTCGCTACGGAGTAGAGGCCTGCGGTGATTGACATGATGATTTCGACAATCATTGGGCGTGGGAACGGATTTTGTTGCTATGCTATGCTATAGTATACAGGCGGTTATAGGGCTTTATTAGACGGATGATAGCCGACTGTACCAATGTTATTTGATGAAAGTACTACAGCCAAGTGGCTTTGCATTCTAGTCTGTCGATGATAAGCAAATAATATGTAGCCCATAATCAACTATTAATTTAGAAGTAAATCCAGGGACTACTGTCGAGTGTCGACATTGTTGAACAAGCAATACACAATTAATCCAGCTTAGTAATGCCACCTGCATAAGCTTATGCTGTACCGCGACCGCTGACAAGACAAGCAACGGCATTATTAGCTGATTATTAGAAACCGGTTTGATTTGCGGGAGGACGAAATTGGCTCAGCATTCTGAAGCCTTATCCAATCAGACCTCGTGGATTTCGAAGGTTCTTCACGGCTCCAGCCCATCCCAGTCCCTCACTCATGCTTATCCGATGCTTATAAAAAGCACCAGGACCCACATGACGCAAAGTATATAAACTCCCAGACACAGTCCGTGAAAGCACAATCatcaaaaaaaagaaaaagatatCCTACTACCCTCCAAACATCCACAACACCATTACATTACATTCCACAGCACAGCACAGCACAGCAGAACAGAGATAAGAGAATGTCCAAATCCCTCAACCAC
This region of Aspergillus puulaauensis MK2 DNA, chromosome 5, nearly complete sequence genomic DNA includes:
- a CDS encoding uncharacterized protein (COG:S;~EggNog:ENOG410Q2CV) yields the protein MSFYAPGWDYNRLLNATSADWMTLTDEQHSTMMTGLKEAGLFDGVVAEFERRDRGKEDAIEAAKPEEQRLAERELNAPYIDTLKRVFRFDTDWSEWGFVVFRAGLYGAQHEARWEEFRARWDLIFEQEFNAHRGYHPKSDRAMELFRFRWVEDQALDMAAPEEVSRRFDSMWQDLPRGFTTSTCLMVTPEVVDSILNSPLPSSAKQRERVRLPFVVAVSRSAHVPFPEEEEEDVFGADFKGHFHVAVESLLGTFYGIVALDIIDLPILVVGMTNERDVWCHPHRGGVRHYEEGEV